In Populus alba chromosome 1, ASM523922v2, whole genome shotgun sequence, a single window of DNA contains:
- the LOC140955230 gene encoding monofunctional riboflavin biosynthesis protein RIBA 3, chloroplastic-like: MDYASLYTDLLFPYMVTSSSFRRLLETSRGIRTGADLFKHKLLSPTCWAIGVGSASNESFLKGSENGSLLGAFDESAFAPFVTLEAEITPETIDFFVSEAEGDPDCPTQRYSSIEQALHTLREGKFVIVVDDENGDIEGNLIMAASLASPQQVSFLIKNGSGIVSVGMKEEDLERLKLPLMSPETENEDSTAPTFTITVDAKSGTCTGVSASDRAKIVLALSSPKTKPEDFRRPGHVFPLKYRNGGVLRRAGHTEASVDLVMLAGLPPFSVLLAIIDLEDGSIGEKYKLIWPEQSEFVRLAARFGAKTVLFGAVGEDESGEVRPEFEHLKFDSSALYTLQFGLPINPDRQIGSENDILRLAKCSYS, from the exons ATGGACTATGCCAGCTTATACACTGACCTCTTGTTTCCCTACATGGTCACGAGTTCAAG CTTTCGGAGACTTTTGGAGACTTCTCGTGGTATAAGAACAGGAGCAGACTTGTTCAAACACAAGCTGTTGAGTCCCACATGTTGGGCTATTGGGGTTGGAAGTGCGTCTAATGAGAGTTTTTTGAAGGGAAGTGAAAATGGGTCTCTGTTGGGAGCTTTTGATGAGTCTGCTTTTGCACCATTTGTGACACTTGAAGCTGAAATTACTCCTGAAACCATTGATTTCTTCGTCAGTGAAGCAGAGGGCGATCCTGACTGCCCAACCCAAAGGTACTCTTCAATTGAGCAGGCACTCCATACTTTACGTGAGGGAAAG TTTGTAATTGTTGTAGACGATGAAAATGGGGATATTGAAGGAAACCTTATCATGGCAGCATCTCTTGCAAGTCCTCAGCAGGTGTCATTTCTGATTAAGAATGGATCAGGAATTGTTTCGGTAGGCATGAAAGAGGAGGATCTTGAAAGACTTAAGCTTCCTCTGATGTCGCCAGAGACAGAGAACGAAGATTCAACTGCCCCCACGTTCACAATCACTGTG GATGCAAAATCTGGAACATGTACTGGAGTATCAGCATCAGACAGGGCTAAGATTGTTCTTGCTCTTTCTTCTCCTAAGACCAAGCCTGAAGATTTTAGAAGGCCAGGCCATGTGTTTCCACTTAAGTATCGCAACGGTGGGGTTTTAAGAAGAGCTGGCCATACAGAGGCTTCTGTAGATTTGGTGATGTTGGCTGGATTGCCACCATTTTCTGTTCTTTTAGCAATTATTGATCTAGAAGACGGTTCTATA GgtgaaaaatacaagttaatCTGGCCAGAACAATCTGAGTTTGTTAGACTGGCAGCAAGGTTTGGAGCAAAAACTGTGCTATTTGGTGCTGTTGGAGAAGATGAATCTGGTGAAGTTCGTCCGGAGTTCGAgcatttgaaatttgattcttCTGCATTATACACACTGCAGTTTGGTTTGCCAATCAATCCAGATCGTCAAATAGGATCGGAAAATGACATATTACGC